In a single window of the Rhodamnia argentea isolate NSW1041297 chromosome 2, ASM2092103v1, whole genome shotgun sequence genome:
- the LOC115746246 gene encoding phosphoglycerate mutase-like protein 1 isoform X3, with translation MDAAVTGLYPLHRCKTLHLVRHAQGIHNVEGEKNHDAYLSYDFFDAHLTPLGWQQVGNLRKHVRACGLSEKIDLVITSPLMRTMQTAVGVFGGEGYTDGIVAPPLMVANVGNSDHPSISSLNCPPFTAVELCREHLGVHPCDKRRSISEYRPLFPAIDFSLIENEDDVLWTPDVREKNEEVAARGMKFLNWLWTREEKEIAVVTHSGFLFHALSAFGDDCHPSVKSEMCKHFANCELRSVVIVDRGMTGSNASRTNYPGKIPDGLDLPSDVAKDKH, from the exons GTGAGGCATGCGCAAGGAATTCATAATGTGGAAGGAGAAAAGAACCACGACGCCTATTTGTCGTATGATTTCTTTGATGCTCACCTCACTCCTCTCGGCTGGCAGCAG GTTGGTAACTTGCGCAAGCATGTCCGAGCATGTGGACTTTCCGAGAAGATTGATCTTGTTATCACTTCCCCTTTGATGAG AACTATGCAAACAGCTGTTGGAGTTTTCGGTGGTGAAGGCTATACAGATGGAATAGTTGCACCTCCCTTGATGGTTGCAAATGTGGGGAATAGTGATCATCCTTCTATTTCAAGTCTCAATTGCCCACCATTTACTGCCGTAGAGCTTTGTCGAGAACATTTG GGAGTTCATCCTTGTGACAAAAGACGAAGCATTAGCGAGTATCGGCCACTCTTTCCTGCGATTGATTTTTCATTG ATTGAGAATGAAGACGACGTCTTGTGGACACCTGATGTTAGAGAAAAGAATGAGGAAGTTGCTGCTCGAGGAATGAAGTTCTTGAACTG GTTGTGGACACGGGAAGAGAAGGAGATTGCAGTTGTTACCCATAGTGGGTTCTTGTTTCATGCCCTTAGCGCCTTTGGAGATGATTGTCATCCATCGGTGAAGAGCGAAATGTGCAAGCA CTTTGCAAACTGTGAACTCCGTTCAGTTGTCATTGTGGATAGAGG GATGACAGGATCAAATGCCTCGAGGACCAACTATCCAGGAAAAATTCCTGATGGACTTGATCTTCCAAGTGATGTTGCCAAAGACAAGCACTAA
- the LOC115746242 gene encoding uncharacterized protein LOC115746242 → MDTHAPPPPSCPESRDSSPRFREIDSDPNLSFDEPPSSAKVKLLCSYGGRIQPRPHDHHLVYAGGDTKLLSVDRSVRFSALVSKLSSLTGASEFCLKYQLPGEDLDALVSVINDEDLEHMLLEHDRLCSAPAKPARLRLFLFALNSRSLSSGSSDPKSERQWLGDALDSAQAVNFQAANPDYLFGFDNVFSAVPPPVNLQDFVRVPVVADYGLEDRRVAGEQVAPAAEIQQQIRALERAQISDQQQEAVTNVSGDVVNPGVGTGEYLAAPVKPEKLATTAPATVQVAPPVQIPAATYLPERPVTGGGFPLAVNGGQAAYYIPAPGGGGYFAAVQPVTGPIGQGFYGVQRQGPELYREQALYSAVQPQQAKAGAYSEGIQVVQQSVTMTETGFPQVVYYTAAGGVVPAYQAAAAAATVNGMQSGGALTQDGKVAGQMPQTTAVSSEIFQQEKLAKKTLNSIQAMKHELQVGIRGSKV, encoded by the exons ATGGACACCCACGCGCCTCCGCCCCCCTCCTGCCCGGAGTCCCGCGACTCCTCCCCTCGCTTCCGCGAGATCGACTCCGACCCCAACCTCTCCTTCGACGAGCCCCCCTCCTCCGCCAAGGTCAAGCTCCTCTGCAGCTACGGCGGCAGGATCCAGCCCCGCCCCCACGACCACCACCTCGTCTACGCCGGCGGCGACACCAAGCTCCTCTCCGTCGACCGCTCCGTCCGGTTCTCCGCCCTCGTCTCCAAGCTCTCCTCCCTCACCGGGGCATCCGAGTTCTGCCTCAAGTACCAGCTCCCCGGAGAGGACCTCGACGCTCTCGTCTCCGTGATTAACGACGAGGATTTGGAGCACATGCTGCTCGAGCACGACCGGTTGTGCTCCGCTCCTGCAAAGCCCGCGAGGTTGAGGCTCTTCCTCTTCGCGTTGAACTCCAGGTCTCTGAGTTCGGGCTCCAGCGACCCGAAGTCGGAGCGGCAGTGGCTCGGGGACGCGTTGGACTCGGCGCAGGCCGTGAATTTCCAGGCAGCAAATCCCGATTATCTGTTTGGCTTCGACAACGTTTTCTCGGCGGTGCCGCCGCCGGTGAACTTGCAGGATTTTGTGCGTGTGCCAGTTGTCGCCGATTATGGGTTGGAGGATCGGCGCGTCGCTGGAGAGCAGGTTGCGCCGGCGGCGGAAATTCAGCAACAGATTCGGGCGTTGGAGAGAGCACAAATTTCCGATCAGCAACAAGAGGCCGTGACGAATGTAAGTGGCGACGTAGTTAATCCTGGCGTTGGCACTGGTGAGTACCTTGCTGCTCCGGTCAAACCAGAGAAATTGGCGACTACAGCACCAGCTACTGTTCAGGTGGCCCCGCCGGTGCAGATACCGGCGGCGACGTACTTGCCGGAGCGGCCCGTGACGGGCGGAGGTTTTCCATTGGCGGTGAATGGGGGCCAAGCAGCATACTACATTCCTGCTCCGGGCGGTGGTGGCTACTTCGCTGCCGTTCAACCGGTGACCGGACCTATAGGTCAGGGTTTCTATGGAGTGCAGAGACAGGGGCCAGAGCTTTACCGGGAGCAGGCACTTTATAGTGCGGTCCAACCTCAGCAGGCCAAGGCCGGTGCTTACAGTGAGGGGATTCAGGTGGTGCAGCAGTCGGTCACGATGACCGAGACAGGTTTCCCGCAGGTGGTTTACTACACGGCAGCCGGAGGGGTGGTTCCAGCATATCAggcggcggcggccgcggcGACTGTCAACGGGATGCAAAGTGGTGGCGCGTTGACGCAGGATGGTAAAGTTGCTGGTCAGATGCCGCAAACAACTGCCGT CTCTTCGGAGATATTCCAACAAGAAAAATTAGCAAAGAAGACTCTGAACTCAATTCAGGCAATGAAACATGAATTGCAAGTTGGAATTCGAGGATCGAAAGTTTGA
- the LOC115746246 gene encoding phosphoglycerate mutase-like protein 1 isoform X1 has product MMIHCSAPPGGCTSNASSMSSLCLPSLRCSPSFVLLPRSPSSSPKPRRRRRRLNLPIRSSLPPLFSDMDAAVTGLYPSHRCKTLHLVRHAQGIHNVEGEKNHDAYLSYDFFDAHLTPLGWQQVGNLRKHVRACGLSEKIDLVITSPLMRTMQTAVGVFGGEGYTDGIVAPPLMVANVGNSDHPSISSLNCPPFTAVELCREHLGVHPCDKRRSISEYRPLFPAIDFSLIENEDDVLWTPDVREKNEEVAARGMKFLNWLWTREEKEIAVVTHSGFLFHALSAFGDDCHPSVKSEMCKHFANCELRSVVIVDRGMTGSNASRTNYPGKIPDGLDLPSDVAKDKH; this is encoded by the exons ATGATGATCCACTGTAGTGCGCCGCCTGGTGGGTGTACAAGTAATGCCTCCTCAATGTCCTCATTATGCCTTCCCTCCTTACGTTGCAGTCCTTCGTTTGTCCTCCTCCCTCGCAGCCCCTCCTCCTCTCCGAAGCcgcggcgacgacgacgacgtctCAACCTCCCTATCCGCTCGTCTCTACCCCCTCTCTTTTCCG ATATGGATGCCGCAGTAACAGGGCTATATCCATCGCACCGATGCAAGACACTTCACCTG GTGAGGCATGCGCAAGGAATTCATAATGTGGAAGGAGAAAAGAACCACGACGCCTATTTGTCGTATGATTTCTTTGATGCTCACCTCACTCCTCTCGGCTGGCAGCAG GTTGGTAACTTGCGCAAGCATGTCCGAGCATGTGGACTTTCCGAGAAGATTGATCTTGTTATCACTTCCCCTTTGATGAG AACTATGCAAACAGCTGTTGGAGTTTTCGGTGGTGAAGGCTATACAGATGGAATAGTTGCACCTCCCTTGATGGTTGCAAATGTGGGGAATAGTGATCATCCTTCTATTTCAAGTCTCAATTGCCCACCATTTACTGCCGTAGAGCTTTGTCGAGAACATTTG GGAGTTCATCCTTGTGACAAAAGACGAAGCATTAGCGAGTATCGGCCACTCTTTCCTGCGATTGATTTTTCATTG ATTGAGAATGAAGACGACGTCTTGTGGACACCTGATGTTAGAGAAAAGAATGAGGAAGTTGCTGCTCGAGGAATGAAGTTCTTGAACTG GTTGTGGACACGGGAAGAGAAGGAGATTGCAGTTGTTACCCATAGTGGGTTCTTGTTTCATGCCCTTAGCGCCTTTGGAGATGATTGTCATCCATCGGTGAAGAGCGAAATGTGCAAGCA CTTTGCAAACTGTGAACTCCGTTCAGTTGTCATTGTGGATAGAGG GATGACAGGATCAAATGCCTCGAGGACCAACTATCCAGGAAAAATTCCTGATGGACTTGATCTTCCAAGTGATGTTGCCAAAGACAAGCACTAA
- the LOC115746245 gene encoding transcription factor bHLH61-like yields the protein MELCGHGYLEDLFLAHQKSNPPSEANVAPMEMNELFSSDWNFDFFEDYQIPSPSSHFPNYCYSQEPLLSPPTHHQDQNIFAELHQYPLSIESLARQLLDSPISSPRITSSSYSPCNDAPLFPVQEITLPSCMTMEEGEAAFLHADDFNQALGMRGDCEPELMESPNNQVPAHFEAGPRVGAKNNRDSKKLEGQPSKNLMAERRRRKRLNDRLSMLRSIVPKISKMDRTSILGDTIDYMKELLQKINHLQYHSFGPYHLNIMDIIKDMKPNEMLVRNTPKFDVERRDMETRVEICCAAKPGLLLSTVSKLEALGLDIQECVISCFNDFAMQASCSEEVQQRNLTSTGDIKQALFRNAGYGGRCL from the exons atggagcttTGTGGGCATGGCTACTTGGAAGACTTGTTTTTGGCTCATCAAAAGAGCAACCCTCCTTCGGAAGCTAACGTTGCTCCCATGGAGATGAACGAGCTCTTCTCAAGCGATTGgaattttgatttctttgagGATTATCAGATTCCATCTCCATCCTCCCATTTTCCAAATTATTGTTACTCACAAGAACCATTGCTCTCTCCTCCTACCCACCATCAAGACCAGAACATCTTCGCTGAACTTCATCAATATCCACTTAGCATTGAGTCCTTGGCTCGCCAACTCCTTGATTCGCCAATCTCGTCCCCGCGGATCACCAGTTCGTCCTATAGCCCGTGCAACGATGCCCCACTTTTCCCAGTTCAAGAAATAACACTTCCCTCATGCATGACGATGGAGGAAGGAGAAGCCGCATTTCTTCATGCAGATGATTTTAACCAGGCCCTCGGGATGCGAGGAGATTGTGAACCAGaattgatggagtctccaaataATCAGGTTCCAGCACACTTCGAAGCAGGTCCGCGTGTTGGGGCAAAGAACAATCGGGATAGCAAGAAGTTGGAGGGACAGCCCTCGAAGAACTTAATGGCCGAGAGGAGGCGAAGGAAGCGGCTCAATGACCGGCTCTCGATGCTCAGATCCATCGTCCCGAAAATCAGCAAG ATGGACAGAACATCAATCCTAGGTGACACAATTGACTACATGAAAGAGCTGCTTCAGAAGATCAACCACTTGCAATATCACAGCTTCGGTCCCTATCACTTGAACATAATGGACATTATAAAAGACATGAAACCTAATGAGATGCTGGTGAGAAATACACCGAAG TTCGACGTGGAGAGAAGAGACATGGAGACAAGGGTCGAGATCTGCTGTGCTGCAAAACCGGGTTTGTTGCTGTCGACGGTGAGCAAATTGGAGGCGTTGGGCCTTGACATTCAGGAGTGTGTCATTAGCTGCTTCAATGACTTTGCCATGCAAGCTTCTTGCTCAGAG GAAGTGCAGCAGAGAAATCTCACCAGCACTGGGGATATAAAGCAAGCGCTGTTCAGGAACGCCGGATACGGAGGAAGATGTCTGTAA